A stretch of Natronococcus sp. CG52 DNA encodes these proteins:
- a CDS encoding acyl-CoA carboxylase subunit beta — MNVRIAAGASDDEASAIAAALAEHVGATVEVYVGNDDEPTATREVDSAPEETPSASDDGRDEDLGPTEREALLWEEIEDILEGGPEKYKEQLPEEGKLFVRDRLDLWFDGENDDLLFEDGKFAAFDDWHPRGADTDEDTDDRLPADGLITGAAEFEGRNVHFMANDYTVKRGSMAGKGVEKFLRMQQRALKTGQPVFYLMDSSGGRIDQQTGFFANREGIGKYYYNHSMLSGRVPQVCVLYGPCIAGAAYTPVFADFTIMVEKMSAMAIASPRMVRMVTGEDISMQELGGPDVHARESGSADLVATDEEHARELVAQLITYLPDNADENPPRQEPKPPAASPDGIDSIVPQEPNKGYDMTDVIDRVVDEGSYFELRPGYGEEIVTAYARIDGRPVGIVANQPAHRAGAIFPDAAEKAAEFIWKSDAFNIPLLYLCDTPGFMAGSQVEKEGILEQGKKMIYATSSATVPKQTVVVRKAYGAGIYAMGGPAYDPEGVIGLPSGEIAIMGPEAAINAVYARKLSEIDDPDERERRERELREEYREDIDVHRMASEVVIDEIVPPSTLREELAARFAFYEDVEKELPDKKHGTIL, encoded by the coding sequence ATGAACGTTCGTATCGCTGCAGGGGCGTCCGACGACGAAGCATCGGCGATCGCAGCCGCGTTGGCCGAACACGTCGGTGCTACCGTCGAAGTGTACGTCGGTAACGACGACGAACCGACCGCGACCCGCGAGGTCGACTCGGCGCCGGAGGAGACGCCTTCGGCGAGCGACGACGGTCGAGACGAGGATCTCGGCCCGACCGAACGCGAGGCGTTGCTGTGGGAGGAGATCGAGGACATTCTCGAGGGCGGTCCGGAGAAGTACAAGGAACAGCTCCCGGAGGAGGGGAAGCTGTTCGTCCGCGACCGACTCGACCTCTGGTTCGATGGCGAGAACGACGACTTGCTCTTCGAGGACGGCAAGTTCGCGGCCTTCGACGACTGGCACCCGCGCGGTGCCGACACCGACGAGGATACCGACGATCGACTCCCGGCGGACGGCCTGATCACGGGCGCAGCCGAGTTCGAGGGGCGAAACGTCCACTTCATGGCCAACGACTACACGGTCAAACGCGGCAGTATGGCCGGGAAAGGCGTCGAGAAGTTCCTCCGGATGCAACAGCGGGCGCTGAAGACCGGCCAGCCGGTGTTCTACCTGATGGACTCCTCCGGCGGCCGGATCGACCAGCAGACCGGCTTCTTCGCCAACCGCGAGGGGATCGGGAAGTACTACTACAACCACTCGATGCTCTCGGGGCGCGTCCCACAGGTCTGCGTGCTCTACGGCCCCTGTATCGCCGGTGCGGCGTACACGCCGGTGTTCGCCGACTTCACCATCATGGTCGAGAAGATGTCCGCGATGGCCATCGCCTCCCCGCGGATGGTCCGGATGGTCACCGGCGAGGACATCAGCATGCAAGAACTCGGCGGCCCCGACGTCCACGCCCGCGAGTCGGGAAGCGCGGATCTGGTCGCGACCGACGAGGAGCACGCCCGCGAACTCGTCGCCCAGTTGATCACCTACCTGCCGGACAACGCCGACGAAAACCCGCCCCGACAGGAGCCGAAACCGCCGGCTGCCTCGCCCGACGGGATCGACTCGATCGTTCCCCAGGAGCCCAACAAGGGCTACGACATGACCGACGTCATCGATCGCGTCGTCGACGAGGGGTCCTACTTCGAGTTACGGCCCGGCTACGGCGAGGAGATCGTCACCGCCTACGCCCGAATCGACGGCCGTCCCGTCGGCATCGTCGCGAACCAGCCGGCCCACCGTGCCGGCGCCATCTTCCCCGACGCCGCCGAGAAGGCCGCGGAGTTCATCTGGAAGTCGGACGCGTTCAACATCCCGCTGCTCTACCTCTGCGATACGCCCGGCTTTATGGCCGGATCGCAGGTCGAAAAGGAGGGTATCCTCGAGCAGGGCAAGAAGATGATCTACGCGACCTCTTCGGCGACGGTCCCGAAACAGACCGTCGTCGTCCGCAAGGCCTACGGCGCGGGCATCTACGCGATGGGCGGCCCGGCCTACGATCCGGAGGGGGTTATCGGACTGCCGTCGGGCGAGATCGCCATCATGGGCCCCGAGGCCGCGATCAACGCGGTCTACGCCCGCAAGCTCTCCGAGATCGACGATCCCGATGAACGCGAACGCCGGGAGCGGGAACTCCGCGAGGAGTACCGCGAGGACATCGACGTCCACCGGATGGCCAGCGAGGTCGTCATCGACGAGATCGTCCCGCCGAGCACGCTTCGCGAGGAGCTCGCGGCACGCTTCGCATTCTACGAGGACGTCGAAAAGGAGCTTCCTGACAAGAAACACGGCACTATTCTGTAG
- a CDS encoding PH domain-containing protein: MAASRERSDERDLEWLSLDDGEEIVWTDGPDRRTLIPAFAIGIPLSIVLIGVFIIVGEYLRVTNTHYVVTDNAVYKKTGILSRDVKRIEHEKVQDISYSQSALGAFFGYGTVELTTAGGSGVEMAFKAVLDPRTVQQRISEQLKRHRSPSETGANDDVLEEILAELRAIRSAVDAHDSGGVAETPDSDVTDASGSDGAEGIRSVPEGSSIPGAPADSDPVRDDGRDGSRDPNATRDEVQAPPGDGDGSRR; the protein is encoded by the coding sequence ATGGCGGCCTCGAGGGAACGAAGCGACGAGCGCGACCTCGAGTGGCTCTCGCTCGACGACGGCGAGGAGATCGTCTGGACCGACGGGCCCGACCGTCGAACGCTCATCCCGGCGTTCGCGATCGGCATCCCCCTCTCGATCGTCCTGATCGGGGTGTTCATCATCGTCGGGGAGTACCTCCGGGTGACGAACACCCACTACGTCGTCACGGATAACGCGGTGTACAAGAAAACGGGGATCCTCTCACGCGACGTCAAACGGATCGAACACGAGAAGGTCCAGGACATCTCCTACAGTCAGTCCGCGCTCGGCGCGTTCTTCGGCTACGGGACCGTCGAACTCACGACGGCGGGCGGCTCCGGCGTCGAAATGGCGTTCAAGGCGGTGCTCGATCCGCGGACGGTCCAGCAGCGGATCAGTGAACAGCTCAAGCGGCACCGTAGTCCGAGCGAGACCGGGGCGAACGACGACGTGCTCGAGGAGATCCTCGCCGAACTGCGGGCGATTCGATCGGCCGTCGACGCGCACGATTCCGGCGGGGTTGCCGAAACCCCCGATTCCGACGTGACCGACGCCTCCGGTTCCGATGGGGCGGAAGGAATCCGCTCCGTTCCCGAGGGGAGCTCCATCCCCGGCGCCCCCGCCGATAGCGACCCTGTCCGCGACGACGGCCGGGACGGCTCCCGCGACCCGAACGCGACGCGTGACGAGGTCCAGGCGCCACCCGGGGACGGTGACGGCTCCCGACGATGA
- a CDS encoding class 1 fructose-bisphosphatase, whose translation MTVSDPVVEEVVTTISQSATEIRQGLVGRRGAADGENPSGETQMEADVWADDLLAERLSAIDGIGQYASEERPQPLDCGTDPGSDSSSYAVAVDPLDGSSNLRSNNAMGTIFGVYDAALPARGETLVAAGYVLYGPITTMIVATGKTVTEYELADGDRTVLERDLALPDEPTVYGFGGRVPNWTPDFREYAREIENELKLRYGGAMIGDVNQVLTYGGIFSYPGLESRPEGKLRLQFEGNPIGYVVEQAGGQSSDGDGSLLSVEADDLHQRTPVHVGSTALIDRLESTLES comes from the coding sequence ATGACGGTGTCCGATCCAGTCGTCGAGGAAGTCGTCACGACGATCAGTCAGTCGGCGACGGAGATCAGACAGGGACTCGTCGGTCGCCGCGGCGCGGCGGACGGGGAGAACCCCAGCGGCGAAACCCAGATGGAAGCCGACGTCTGGGCCGACGACCTGCTCGCGGAGCGGCTCTCCGCGATCGACGGGATCGGCCAGTACGCGAGCGAGGAGCGGCCGCAACCGCTCGACTGCGGGACCGATCCCGGATCGGACTCGAGCAGCTACGCCGTCGCCGTCGATCCCCTCGACGGCTCGTCGAACCTGCGGTCGAACAACGCGATGGGGACGATCTTCGGCGTCTACGACGCCGCGTTGCCGGCGCGCGGCGAGACGCTCGTCGCCGCCGGCTACGTCCTTTACGGCCCGATCACGACGATGATCGTCGCGACCGGGAAGACCGTCACCGAGTACGAACTCGCCGACGGCGACCGGACCGTCCTCGAGCGCGACCTCGCGCTCCCCGACGAGCCGACCGTCTACGGCTTCGGCGGCCGCGTTCCTAACTGGACCCCCGACTTTCGCGAGTACGCACGCGAGATCGAGAACGAACTCAAACTCCGGTACGGCGGCGCGATGATCGGCGACGTCAATCAGGTGCTCACCTACGGCGGGATCTTCAGCTACCCCGGACTCGAGTCCCGCCCGGAGGGAAAACTCCGCCTCCAGTTCGAGGGGAATCCCATCGGCTACGTCGTCGAGCAAGCCGGTGGCCAATCCTCGGACGGCGACGGCTCGCTGCTGTCCGTCGAAGCCGACGACCTCCACCAGCGCACTCCCGTCCACGTCGGCAGCACCGCGCTGATCGATCGACTCGAGTCGACGCTCGAGTCCTAG
- a CDS encoding DUF3267 domain-containing protein — protein sequence MPDTSDSGDPIATFRLTRSVAIQWVLASVVGFFALAYCFGIVLAVVRGTSLEPIVVTGTALPDGGRWLLGALGLLVLVVVPHELLHGVFMARYGDSPSYGVGVSHFVLPYAYAETRGASYTRNQMLVVLLAPVTVITTLGLTAMVWYPSPLLIVPLAANAAGSIGDLWMAGVLCQYPSGVRVGELPRADTQGFAVYGPGGTSVERLPGAALLSTTVTGTVGTLAASTTVLVGLVFQSLAFGSGSLVLEPNGWILLRHELRADGTAVLEIGGRLLAGIALGGGVTWALFTTWYSETGGS from the coding sequence GTGCCAGACACGTCCGATTCCGGGGACCCGATCGCGACGTTCCGGCTCACCCGGTCGGTCGCGATCCAGTGGGTACTCGCCTCGGTGGTCGGGTTCTTCGCGCTCGCCTACTGCTTCGGGATCGTCCTCGCCGTGGTCCGCGGGACGTCGCTCGAGCCGATCGTCGTCACGGGGACGGCACTGCCGGACGGCGGCCGCTGGCTGCTCGGCGCGCTGGGCTTGCTCGTTCTCGTGGTCGTTCCCCACGAACTCCTCCACGGCGTCTTTATGGCGCGCTACGGTGACTCGCCCTCCTACGGCGTCGGCGTCTCCCACTTCGTGCTGCCGTACGCCTACGCCGAGACGCGAGGTGCGAGCTACACCCGGAATCAGATGCTCGTCGTGTTGCTCGCACCGGTCACGGTCATCACCACTCTCGGTCTCACTGCGATGGTCTGGTACCCGTCGCCGCTGCTGATCGTCCCGCTGGCGGCGAACGCCGCCGGCTCGATCGGCGATCTCTGGATGGCGGGCGTGCTCTGTCAGTACCCGTCGGGCGTGCGCGTCGGCGAACTTCCTCGCGCGGACACGCAGGGATTCGCCGTCTACGGCCCGGGCGGAACGTCCGTCGAGCGACTGCCGGGTGCCGCCCTCCTCTCGACGACCGTCACCGGCACCGTCGGCACGCTCGCGGCGAGTACGACGGTTCTGGTCGGCCTCGTCTTTCAGTCGCTCGCGTTCGGAAGCGGATCCCTCGTTCTCGAGCCCAACGGCTGGATCCTCCTCCGGCACGAACTCCGCGCCGACGGAACGGCCGTGCTCGAGATCGGGGGCCGGCTTCTCGCCGGGATCGCACTCGGCGGCGGCGTCACGTGGGCGCTCTTTACGACGTGGTACTCGGAAACGGGCGGATCGTAA
- a CDS encoding phytoene/squalene synthase family protein translates to MTTGQPETDIDADLEWCYEAVHGVSRTFSITIDRLEEPMSRHICLGYLLCRVADTIEDAGHIPPEAQTELLTAYDRLLDPDDPLTVEAFMDDVEPWIPADPDEDWTVVAETPRVLRTFESLDEEPREIMRDPVRELVDGMAMFTDRYADEGGLRLQTLEELEEYCWYAAGTVGTLITGLVARSASPERAEEMRQNARSFALLLQLVNIAKDVESDYHDENNVYLPAEWLAEENVDVEAVTAEANRSGVTNVIRRVTGRAENYLDDAHRYLEVVPERHGNRLSAWAIPYLLAVGTMRELRERPEDVVREGDVKICRAEVFAVIQQFEDGVSRSRLRDLRREMSEKPLHR, encoded by the coding sequence ATGACAACGGGCCAGCCCGAAACAGACATCGACGCCGACCTCGAGTGGTGTTACGAGGCGGTTCACGGGGTCTCGCGGACCTTCTCGATCACTATCGATCGGCTCGAGGAACCGATGTCGAGACATATCTGTCTCGGCTATCTCCTCTGTCGGGTCGCGGACACGATCGAGGACGCGGGCCACATTCCGCCGGAGGCACAGACCGAACTGCTGACCGCGTACGACCGCCTCCTCGATCCGGACGATCCGCTTACGGTCGAAGCCTTCATGGACGACGTCGAACCCTGGATCCCCGCCGACCCGGACGAGGACTGGACGGTCGTCGCGGAGACGCCGCGCGTCCTGCGGACGTTCGAGTCCCTCGACGAGGAACCCCGGGAGATCATGCGCGATCCCGTCCGCGAACTCGTCGACGGGATGGCGATGTTTACCGATCGCTACGCCGACGAGGGCGGACTGCGCCTCCAGACCCTCGAGGAACTCGAGGAGTACTGCTGGTACGCCGCCGGCACCGTCGGGACGCTCATCACCGGGCTGGTCGCTCGCAGTGCCTCACCCGAGCGGGCCGAAGAGATGCGCCAGAACGCCCGCTCGTTCGCCCTCCTCTTGCAGCTGGTCAACATCGCCAAGGACGTCGAGAGCGACTACCACGATGAGAACAACGTCTACCTTCCCGCGGAGTGGCTCGCGGAGGAGAACGTCGACGTCGAAGCGGTGACCGCGGAGGCCAACCGGAGCGGCGTCACCAACGTCATCCGGCGGGTTACCGGCCGTGCGGAGAACTACCTCGACGACGCTCATCGGTATCTCGAGGTCGTCCCGGAGCGCCACGGCAACCGGCTCTCGGCGTGGGCGATTCCGTACCTGCTCGCCGTCGGAACGATGCGCGAACTCCGCGAGCGGCCCGAGGACGTCGTTCGCGAGGGCGACGTGAAGATCTGCCGTGCGGAAGTGTTCGCCGTCATCCAGCAGTTCGAGGACGGCGTCTCCCGCTCGCGCCTGCGCGATCTCCGCCGCGAGATGTCCGAGAAGCCGCTACACCGCTGA
- a CDS encoding PH domain-containing protein, translating to MSTDAAAPADRPFDGAAGTTDRRLSWLALEPDEEIRWHGQPRLQTVYSWLVLTAFGMIALSALIVFDVLSARGLLWLPILAALPMWQYARIAKTVFVITDRRVATRRGVFGVTVNTVALDRVQNTTVTQGSIGRLVGYGTVVIETASGSDLALWNVDGPLAVRAELEHSADRLESGGVPGTPEQWRAVLEEVRGWRRAIVTSEGD from the coding sequence ATGAGTACCGACGCCGCCGCTCCCGCCGATCGTCCCTTCGACGGCGCCGCTGGGACGACCGACCGACGTCTCTCGTGGCTGGCACTCGAGCCGGACGAGGAGATTCGCTGGCACGGACAGCCGCGGCTCCAGACCGTCTACTCGTGGCTCGTCCTCACCGCGTTCGGAATGATCGCCCTCAGCGCCCTGATCGTCTTCGACGTGCTCTCCGCCCGCGGATTGCTCTGGCTGCCGATACTCGCCGCGCTTCCGATGTGGCAGTACGCCCGGATCGCGAAGACGGTCTTCGTAATCACGGACCGACGGGTCGCGACCAGACGCGGCGTGTTCGGCGTTACCGTCAACACCGTCGCGCTCGACCGAGTGCAGAATACGACCGTCACGCAGGGTTCGATCGGCCGACTGGTCGGCTACGGGACCGTCGTCATCGAGACCGCCAGCGGCTCCGATCTCGCGCTCTGGAACGTCGACGGGCCGCTCGCGGTCCGGGCCGAACTCGAGCACTCCGCCGATCGTCTCGAGAGCGGGGGCGTTCCCGGAACGCCGGAGCAGTGGCGGGCCGTCCTCGAGGAGGTGCGCGGCTGGCGACGCGCGATAGTGACCAGCGAGGGCGACTGA
- a CDS encoding MaoC family dehydratase, whose translation MVGLYYEEFEVGEPIEHERRRTISESDNQRFCDMTMNQQPLHLDEEFAADTQFEERLVNGLYTMSLAVGISIPETTDGTIVANLSYDDVEHPNPVFHGDTIRVRSTVADKRETSDGERGIVTMHVEVFNQDDDLVCEFDRTVLSLKREHAEDA comes from the coding sequence ATGGTGGGATTGTACTACGAGGAGTTCGAAGTCGGCGAACCGATCGAACACGAACGTCGCCGAACGATTTCAGAGAGCGATAATCAACGATTCTGTGACATGACGATGAATCAGCAGCCGCTTCATCTGGACGAGGAGTTCGCTGCCGACACGCAGTTCGAGGAACGACTGGTCAACGGGCTCTACACGATGTCGCTCGCGGTGGGAATCTCGATTCCAGAGACGACCGACGGAACGATCGTCGCGAACCTCTCCTACGACGACGTCGAGCACCCGAACCCGGTCTTTCACGGCGACACCATTCGCGTCCGGTCGACGGTGGCCGACAAGCGCGAGACCAGCGACGGCGAGCGCGGCATCGTCACCATGCACGTCGAGGTCTTCAACCAGGACGACGACCTCGTCTGCGAGTTCGACCGCACCGTGCTCTCGCTGAAACGCGAGCACGCGGAGGACGCGTAA
- a CDS encoding class I fructose-bisphosphate aldolase → MLPIDDSPIVRDGKSLILAMDHGLEHGPVDFEEVPEKLDPSTVFETATHDAVTTMAVQKGIAEGYYPSYEDDVNLLLKLNGTSNMWMGEPDSAVNCSVDYAAEIGADAVGFTVYSGSNHEVEMFEEFRDIQEKAREYDLPVVMWSYPRGQGLKNDTKPSTISYATRVALEAGADIAKVKYPGDPEAMEHACRAAGDMKVVMSGGSKTSDYEFLSTVEAAVNAGCKGLAVGRNVWQREDSTKILDGLERVIYEEETADAALEE, encoded by the coding sequence ATGCTTCCGATCGACGACTCTCCGATCGTACGCGACGGTAAGTCACTGATTCTCGCGATGGACCACGGTCTCGAACACGGGCCGGTCGACTTCGAAGAGGTCCCGGAGAAGCTCGACCCGTCGACGGTGTTCGAGACGGCGACTCACGACGCCGTCACCACGATGGCCGTCCAGAAGGGGATCGCCGAGGGCTACTACCCCAGCTACGAGGACGACGTCAACCTCCTGTTGAAGCTCAACGGCACGTCGAACATGTGGATGGGCGAACCCGATTCGGCGGTCAACTGCTCGGTCGACTACGCCGCCGAAATCGGCGCCGACGCCGTCGGTTTCACCGTCTACAGCGGCTCGAACCACGAGGTCGAGATGTTCGAGGAGTTCCGCGACATTCAGGAGAAGGCTCGGGAGTACGATCTACCCGTCGTCATGTGGTCGTACCCGCGCGGACAGGGTCTGAAGAACGACACCAAGCCCAGTACGATCTCGTACGCGACGCGGGTCGCCCTCGAGGCCGGGGCCGACATCGCGAAGGTCAAGTACCCCGGCGACCCCGAAGCGATGGAACACGCCTGCAGGGCCGCCGGCGACATGAAGGTCGTCATGAGCGGCGGCTCGAAGACCTCGGACTACGAGTTCCTCTCGACGGTCGAAGCTGCCGTCAACGCCGGCTGTAAGGGTCTCGCCGTCGGACGCAACGTCTGGCAGCGCGAGGACTCGACCAAGATCCTCGACGGCCTCGAGCGAGTCATCTACGAGGAGGAGACCGCAGACGCCGCACTCGAGGAATGA
- a CDS encoding 3-hydroxyacyl-CoA dehydrogenase family protein, whose amino-acid sequence MVRDQIDRIGVVGAGTMGSGIAQVAATEGYDVVLRDIEREFVENGFDTIDDSLGRLESRDALEEDPETIRGRIEGTTVIDDLADCDLVVEAALEEMDVKRGIFADLERACAEDVVLATNTSTLSITSIASDLEHPERVIGLHFMNPVPIMEGVEIVVGEKTTDDVTELARDLAEDLGKTTWESDDKPGFVTNRILMPWINEGIRAFDEGVATKEDIDAGMELGTNVPMGPLTLADHIGLDICLHASETLHEELGDRYRPAYLLKRKVEAGDLGKKTGEGFYEYD is encoded by the coding sequence ATGGTACGGGATCAGATCGATCGAATCGGCGTCGTCGGCGCGGGGACGATGGGCAGCGGTATCGCACAGGTCGCCGCCACCGAGGGCTACGACGTCGTGCTCCGCGACATCGAACGGGAGTTCGTCGAGAACGGGTTCGACACCATCGACGACAGCCTCGGCCGACTCGAGAGCCGCGACGCGCTCGAGGAGGACCCCGAGACGATCCGCGGTCGGATCGAGGGAACGACGGTTATCGACGATCTCGCAGACTGCGATCTCGTGGTCGAGGCCGCACTCGAGGAGATGGACGTCAAGCGGGGCATCTTCGCGGACCTCGAGCGTGCCTGTGCGGAGGACGTGGTGCTCGCGACGAATACGAGCACGCTCTCGATCACGTCGATCGCCTCGGACCTCGAACACCCCGAGCGCGTAATCGGCCTGCACTTCATGAACCCAGTTCCGATCATGGAAGGCGTCGAGATCGTCGTCGGCGAGAAGACGACCGACGACGTGACGGAACTGGCCCGCGACCTCGCCGAAGACCTCGGAAAGACGACCTGGGAGTCCGACGACAAGCCCGGCTTCGTCACGAACCGCATCCTGATGCCCTGGATCAACGAGGGAATTCGCGCCTTCGACGAGGGCGTCGCCACGAAGGAGGATATCGACGCGGGGATGGAACTCGGGACGAACGTGCCGATGGGCCCGCTCACCCTGGCGGACCACATCGGCCTCGACATCTGTCTGCACGCCTCCGAGACCCTCCACGAGGAACTCGGCGACCGCTACAGGCCGGCCTACCTCCTCAAACGAAAGGTCGAGGCGGGCGACCTCGGCAAGAAGACCGGTGAGGGGTTCTACGAGTACGACTGA
- a CDS encoding DUF5658 family protein, whose product MSFDGAHARRWLPVEVTPVALERALWILVGLSLVGDIVTTFVGLHLGLAESNPVARSAIYSYGLGGMIVLKALAIGVGLVCRPMLPRAYRAIVPAGLALPWTIAVFVNAYMISTVI is encoded by the coding sequence ATGAGTTTCGATGGTGCACACGCCCGCCGCTGGTTGCCCGTCGAGGTGACGCCGGTCGCGCTCGAGCGCGCTCTCTGGATCCTCGTCGGCCTCTCGCTGGTCGGTGACATCGTTACGACGTTCGTCGGACTTCACCTCGGCCTCGCCGAGTCGAACCCGGTCGCCCGGAGCGCGATCTACAGCTACGGGCTGGGAGGAATGATCGTCCTGAAGGCGCTCGCGATCGGCGTCGGACTCGTCTGTCGACCCATGCTCCCCCGGGCGTATCGGGCGATCGTTCCGGCCGGCCTCGCCCTCCCGTGGACGATCGCCGTCTTCGTCAACGCCTACATGATCTCGACGGTCATCTGA
- a CDS encoding acyl-CoA dehydrogenase: protein MEFALSAEQQQIRDMVSEFVDEEVVPVASEIDHDDEFPRDLVDEMGDLGLMGMPFPEEYGGAGLDYHSYAIGLEEISRGSGGLGTIVAAHTSLAGNMLYEFGDEDQKEEYLTPLAEGTDIGAFALSEAGAGSDVPAMETTAKREGGEYVLNGGKLWISNGSVAETVTVFAKTDPEAGNKGISSFVVRPEEDDGFHVEGTEEKLGDKGCPTAELRFDDLRIPEDRLLGEEGEGFVQALKTLNGGRITIAARGVGIARAALDEARDYANEREQFGQSIGEFQAIKHKLADMDTKIQAAKLLMHKAADKKIRGEDYIKASAQAKLYASEVSREVANEGIQIHGGYGYTKDFPAERFYRDAKLNEIYEGTSEVLRNTIGDQVLDE from the coding sequence ATGGAGTTCGCACTCTCGGCCGAGCAACAGCAGATACGGGACATGGTTTCCGAGTTCGTCGACGAGGAGGTCGTCCCCGTCGCGAGCGAGATCGATCACGACGACGAGTTCCCCCGCGACCTCGTCGACGAGATGGGCGATCTGGGGTTGATGGGGATGCCCTTCCCCGAGGAGTACGGCGGCGCGGGACTGGACTACCACTCCTACGCGATCGGACTCGAGGAGATCTCGCGGGGTTCCGGCGGCCTCGGGACGATCGTCGCCGCCCACACCTCGCTCGCGGGCAACATGCTCTACGAGTTCGGCGACGAGGACCAGAAGGAAGAGTACCTGACGCCGCTGGCGGAGGGAACCGATATCGGCGCGTTCGCGCTCTCGGAGGCTGGCGCGGGCAGCGACGTTCCGGCGATGGAGACGACCGCGAAACGAGAGGGCGGAGAGTACGTCCTGAACGGGGGGAAGCTCTGGATTTCGAACGGCTCGGTCGCGGAGACGGTCACCGTCTTCGCGAAGACGGATCCCGAGGCGGGCAACAAGGGAATCTCCTCGTTCGTCGTCCGGCCCGAGGAGGACGACGGCTTCCACGTCGAAGGTACCGAGGAGAAACTCGGCGACAAGGGCTGTCCGACGGCTGAGCTTCGCTTCGACGACCTCCGGATTCCCGAGGATCGCCTGCTGGGTGAGGAGGGCGAGGGATTCGTCCAGGCGCTGAAGACGTTGAACGGCGGCCGCATCACCATCGCGGCTCGCGGCGTCGGCATCGCCCGCGCGGCGCTCGACGAGGCCCGCGACTACGCCAACGAGCGCGAACAGTTCGGCCAGTCGATCGGCGAGTTCCAGGCGATCAAACACAAGCTCGCGGACATGGACACGAAGATTCAGGCCGCGAAGCTGCTGATGCACAAGGCCGCCGACAAAAAGATCCGCGGCGAGGACTACATCAAGGCGTCCGCCCAGGCCAAGCTCTACGCCTCCGAGGTGAGCCGCGAGGTCGCCAACGAGGGGATCCAGATCCACGGCGGCTACGGCTACACCAAGGACTTCCCGGCCGAGCGGTTCTACCGGGACGCAAAACTCAACGAGATCTACGAAGGGACGAGCGAGGTGCTCCGGAACACGATCGGCGACCAGGTGCTCGACGAGTAG
- a CDS encoding PadR family transcriptional regulator, translating into MTKWLQSGRRRDICFLLAANGEMRSQQLKSRLESHYDDRLEPKSFYGSLSALVDAGFVEKRTEGIHDVHALTAAGERRVREHGSWVRNCLEAAGADEKAE; encoded by the coding sequence ATGACGAAGTGGCTCCAGAGCGGCCGTCGCCGAGACATCTGTTTCCTGCTCGCAGCCAACGGCGAGATGCGCAGCCAGCAACTCAAGTCGCGCCTCGAGTCCCACTACGACGACCGACTCGAGCCGAAGTCGTTCTACGGCTCGCTCTCGGCGCTGGTCGACGCGGGATTCGTCGAGAAGCGAACCGAGGGGATTCACGACGTTCACGCGCTCACGGCGGCCGGAGAGCGGCGGGTGCGCGAGCACGGGTCGTGGGTTCGGAACTGTCTCGAGGCGGCGGGGGCCGACGAGAAAGCCGAATGA
- a CDS encoding DUF7409 domain-containing protein, with protein MNRVSNECVVTELETDTVEGSEQRVTFEAGDQAPLETAIESLFSGASGPSIESTADSRIDADERAALTSAEVDPESVADKEHSYRMLLDAGVDEGVAAALRRRFSLPWSFESDDDLDRRSSEVRGLGDAEREWIAKSGEEDWQTFEYDHTEQLAARNDGPDERPWSKPTPITAVTGVSADDAAVLAEAGIVSAERLATIDAATVANLLDFDVLHVRTWRYNARELVE; from the coding sequence GTGAATCGCGTGAGCAACGAGTGTGTCGTCACCGAACTGGAAACGGACACCGTAGAGGGTTCCGAGCAACGTGTCACGTTCGAGGCGGGCGATCAGGCGCCGCTCGAGACCGCAATCGAATCGCTGTTCAGCGGCGCGTCCGGACCGTCGATCGAGTCGACCGCGGACTCGAGGATCGACGCCGACGAGCGGGCGGCGCTCACGTCGGCCGAGGTCGACCCCGAATCCGTCGCGGACAAGGAGCACTCCTACCGCATGCTGCTGGACGCGGGGGTCGACGAGGGAGTCGCGGCCGCACTTCGCCGACGGTTCTCGCTGCCCTGGTCGTTCGAGAGCGACGACGATCTGGACCGCCGCTCGAGCGAAGTCCGGGGACTCGGCGACGCGGAACGCGAGTGGATCGCCAAAAGCGGGGAAGAGGATTGGCAGACGTTCGAGTACGACCACACCGAACAGCTCGCGGCGAGAAACGACGGTCCCGACGAGCGGCCGTGGTCGAAGCCGACGCCGATCACCGCCGTCACCGGCGTCAGCGCCGACGACGCTGCCGTCCTGGCCGAGGCCGGGATCGTCTCGGCCGAGCGCCTGGCGACGATCGACGCCGCGACGGTCGCGAACCTGCTCGACTTCGACGTGTTGCACGTTCGAACCTGGCGCTACAACGCGCGTGAACTCGTCGAGTAG